The bacterium genome window below encodes:
- a CDS encoding type II secretion system F family protein → MQFNYEARTQDGEIQAGVVDSSDEKAAIEFLQRHNLVVISIKSSDSATTSFAEKYFSFYYKIKKKDLAIFSRQMAILIEAKVSLVQALRAIVDQSENKVFKEMIYEIASSVEAGMTFSAALGRYSDTFSLFYINLIKSGEASGDLEGMLVYLADHLEKEAELESKVKGALIYPAVIVTVFGLVGIVFMVYIVPKITVMFEESGKELPFITKILIAVSDALINYWLLLLIAAAGIAWFVRYWFKYQKGNEVWDEIKIKLPVFGGLYKKIYITQFAENLSTLLSGGIAMIQALHISANVIDNTAYKRMIMDAVKKVKTGETISSVFKKNEKLVPPMVVTMMRIGEKTGKLDVVLKKIAYFYGKDVNGVVENISSLIEPMIILALGVAAAILVAAILLPIYDIAGA, encoded by the coding sequence ATGCAATTTAATTACGAAGCAAGAACGCAAGACGGCGAAATTCAAGCGGGAGTGGTAGACTCGTCCGATGAAAAAGCGGCGATAGAATTTTTACAGCGCCATAATTTGGTGGTTATTTCAATTAAATCTTCCGATAGCGCGACTACTTCGTTCGCGGAGAAATATTTTTCTTTCTATTACAAAATTAAGAAAAAAGATTTGGCTATATTTTCCAGGCAGATGGCGATATTGATCGAAGCCAAGGTTTCTCTGGTGCAAGCTCTTCGGGCGATCGTAGACCAGAGCGAGAACAAAGTGTTCAAGGAAATGATCTATGAAATAGCTTCAAGCGTGGAAGCGGGGATGACGTTTTCCGCCGCGCTTGGCCGCTACTCGGATACTTTTTCTTTATTCTACATCAATTTGATTAAATCCGGCGAGGCTTCGGGAGACTTGGAAGGAATGCTTGTGTATCTCGCGGATCATTTGGAAAAAGAAGCGGAATTGGAATCAAAAGTAAAAGGCGCGCTTATTTATCCGGCTGTTATTGTGACGGTTTTCGGCTTGGTGGGAATAGTGTTTATGGTTTATATCGTTCCAAAAATTACCGTAATGTTCGAGGAAAGCGGCAAAGAGTTGCCGTTTATCACCAAAATTTTGATCGCCGTGAGCGACGCGCTGATAAATTATTGGTTGCTCTTATTGATAGCGGCGGCGGGAATCGCTTGGTTCGTAAGATACTGGTTTAAATATCAAAAAGGCAATGAAGTATGGGATGAAATAAAAATAAAACTGCCGGTGTTCGGCGGACTTTACAAGAAAATTTATATCACTCAATTCGCGGAAAATTTGAGCACTTTATTGTCGGGCGGCATCGCGATGATACAAGCTTTGCATATTTCAGCGAATGTCATCGATAATACCGCTTATAAAAGAATGATCATGGACGCGGTAAAAAAAGTTAAAACCGGAGAAACAATAAGTTCGGTTTTTAAGAAAAACGAGAAATTGGTGCCGCCGATGGTGGTGACGATGATGAGAATTGGCGAAAAAACAGGCAAGCTCGACGTGGTTTTGAAAAAAATCGCTTATTTTTACGGCAAAGACGTAAATGGCGTGGTTGAAAACATATCTTCGCTTATCGAGCCGATGATCATTTTGGCGCTGGGCGTTGCAGCCGCGATTTTGGTGGCAGCGATCTTGCTGCCGATTTACGATATCGCGGGAGCGTA
- a CDS encoding type IV pilus twitching motility protein PilT, whose product MVLSSVSTINLKNLLSAVSEQGASDLHLAVGRYPTLRIDGDLVPYMPGKILNPASIKDLIYCMLSDRQKEILEKEKEVDFSYNFDDKARFRINVFYEKGYLAAALRLIPAKIRTIEELDLPSMLLDLTRPSQGFVLIVGPSGHGKTTTMAALIDYINQNRNSHIITIEDPIEYLFKPDRCIINQREVYHDAMSFSSALRATFRQDPDIIMVGEMRDPETMATAITAAETGHLVFATLHTNNASQTIDRIIDSFPAGQQNQIKMQLSGSLLGIVSQRLIPRIDSGRVPALEILIANPAVRNLIREGKSHQLDLVIDTGADAGMVSLNKSLAGLVKSRIISLENAEIYSLNTSDLRMLLQK is encoded by the coding sequence ATGGTTTTATCAAGTGTATCAACCATTAATTTAAAAAATTTGCTGTCGGCTGTTTCGGAGCAGGGCGCCAGTGATTTGCATTTGGCGGTAGGCCGTTATCCCACGCTGAGAATAGACGGGGATCTTGTGCCATATATGCCGGGAAAAATTTTAAATCCCGCCAGCATCAAAGATTTGATCTACTGTATGCTTTCCGATAGGCAAAAAGAGATTCTTGAGAAGGAAAAAGAAGTTGATTTTTCTTATAATTTCGACGATAAGGCGAGATTCAGGATCAATGTGTTTTATGAAAAAGGATATTTGGCCGCCGCTTTGAGATTGATTCCCGCGAAAATCAGGACGATTGAAGAATTGGATTTGCCGTCTATGCTTTTGGATCTGACCAGGCCTTCCCAGGGGTTTGTTTTGATCGTCGGTCCGTCGGGACACGGCAAGACGACCACCATGGCCGCTCTTATCGATTACATCAATCAAAACCGAAATAGCCATATCATAACCATTGAAGATCCGATCGAATATCTGTTCAAGCCGGATCGCTGTATTATCAATCAGCGCGAAGTTTATCACGATGCCATGTCTTTCAGCTCCGCTTTAAGGGCGACTTTCAGGCAAGATCCCGATATTATTATGGTGGGCGAAATGCGCGATCCGGAAACTATGGCCACCGCGATCACCGCCGCCGAGACCGGGCACTTGGTATTTGCCACTTTGCATACCAATAATGCTTCGCAAACGATAGATCGCATCATAGACAGTTTTCCCGCCGGCCAGCAAAATCAGATAAAAATGCAATTGTCCGGAAGTTTGCTGGGGATCGTTTCCCAGAGGCTGATTCCAAGGATCGATTCCGGCCGCGTGCCGGCCTTGGAGATATTGATCGCCAATCCCGCGGTTAGGAACTTGATCCGGGAAGGAAAATCCCATCAGCTGGATCTGGTTATCGATACGGGCGCGGATGCCGGCATGGTGTCGCTGAATAAATCTTTGGCCGGTTTGGTCAAAAGCCGCATAATTTCTCTGGAAAACGCTGAAATTTATTCCTTAAATACTTCAGATCTAAGAATGTTGCTGCAAAAGTAA